Below is a window of Neodiprion virginianus isolate iyNeoVirg1 chromosome 4, iyNeoVirg1.1, whole genome shotgun sequence DNA.
atgatttctttttctctgcttTTCGGCTTTCAGATTAATCATTACTTTTCCATTACCTTGtattaaatttgtatttttctttcattaaatGTTTAGTATGAGGGGATAAACGTCGACACTGTCGTAGATAAAAAGCTACAGAACGTACTGGAAATCATGAATACCAAGTCGTGATCGAGTAAAGTATTAATTCGGGTGAACTTCTCCGGAATTTGAATTAACAGGAAATACAAAAGAATgaactgaaattttattaaatttacttGCATTACTGTGAATTCTCGCGAATTATAcagcaaaaaattaaaacccatgattttaaataaatcgtgttagatgtattaaaaaaaaaaattgatatgaattaataaactcaatttgaaatttaaaaaaactgtaaattaaattgcatgaattaatttgaattatttcaactcaaaaaattaGTGAGTGAACTCAAATCTCGGATTATTTTACCCTCTGTTAGATTAACATTGTTGAATTTGGCTCAAATGAATTTGCATAACTGAAACGTATACGGGCGTTCTTGAAAGATATCCTATGATGTCAGAGCCTGGTAGTCGGCGCCGTCGGTGCCATTTTATTACTACATAACcgaagtttttaattttaatggaGGCAAATTGTAATTCTTGGGTTTTCCAATTACTCACGtcacataaattaattaaacatagtCAATAATATACCTGTTCTACCATCCACACACGAATAAACACGGTCAAAGGTCAGCTGTTAGCCTGGTTGCattactttgatttttttacatcagaTGACATACTGCAAAGTGAGAATCCcagtatgaaaatttcaggcgGTTCCTGGTGGTCAGTACATAGGCATCGTCAGGAACATTATATTATTCGACTCTGCATGATCTGGGTACACACAGTGAGCAATGGGAACATCACTTCTTGTTGCCACTACGTACCGACCGAGTGCCGACCTGAGTTACTATACTCTTTGGACTTGAGTTGCGCATACAGGGCAGAAGGGATGCAGAGGGCGCCACTTAACGATGTATTCATCTCTGCAATTTTTGATTACGATAAACCCCAAAAGGCTAGCAATCTTTACACATCTTcattcttcagtcaacgacaATTGTATGTTATTCGTTCAGTTAACCACAATGAAAGaaacagaaattgaaatttcatcacttcAAGTAACTCTACAATTTTCAACGGCATTCCAGAATTAATTAATGCGACCTGTGAATACAAATTCTCAAAACGCAAATCTCACGGTGAATTTAACCCAACTCTCAAGACAAACTATCCGGCTAGGGCGCGACACGAAGTTGAcaagatataaaaaattttgtgctGAAGTGCAGCGGGTTCTAACGATGTAAAGTTACTGCATATTTAACTTTACTGGCCAATgtcatttattaattttttttcattttaaatataaGGTTACTTTGAGGTTATGTATGTTTTTTGAGTTGCGTTATGCAATCTCCTATCTTTTTTAGAATTAATGCAATGGGGAACTGGCAATTAGAAGTCGCTAAAATGGTGTTGTACATGGCATTTCCAGTGGGTATGTTCCACTACTTTAACCAGCCAGAAGTTTATGAAACTTGGGTCACAAAAACGAAACGTGAAATCTACCCCATGGTTAACAAAGAAGAGGATGAGGCGTTGAGACGAAAAATTAGGGAAATACGTGAAAGACAGGACGCTAAGGCTTTTGAGGTGCTGGAATCTAGTTTGAATAAATAGGTAATTAGTATTTGTCATTCATCATTTATTTGACACTAAACGTTTCTTAATGCCGAGTTTTACAGCCAATagaatatattcaaaattattcattcaactAGGTTCTTAAGCTgttaaaaatacttttctaAAAAGCCAATGAGTTTCAAATATAAAGTAATGTTTATCGTTGCTGATGTAAgttgttaattaaatttatattataaatatttatttgttacaaCCATCAGTGTTCTTGGTGCTTGTATGATTTGT
It encodes the following:
- the LOC124303191 gene encoding protein PET100 homolog, mitochondrial isoform X2 yields the protein MRPVNTNSQNANLTVNLTQLSRQTIRLGRDTKLTRYKKFCAEVQRVLTIINAMGNWQLEVAKMVLYMAFPVGMFHYFNQPEVYETWVTKTKREIYPMVNKEEDEALRRKIREIRERQDAKAFEVLESSLNK
- the LOC124303191 gene encoding protein PET100 homolog, mitochondrial isoform X1, whose protein sequence is MGNWQLEVAKMVLYMAFPVGMFHYFNQPEVYETWVTKTKREIYPMVNKEEDEALRRKIREIRERQDAKAFEVLESSLNK